The Sebastes umbrosus isolate fSebUmb1 chromosome 23, fSebUmb1.pri, whole genome shotgun sequence genome contains a region encoding:
- the ints13 gene encoding integrator complex subunit 13 translates to MKMFSVFHKTVFVVDHCPYMAESSRQQVECDVLTKSRAQGVIPLAPVSKSLWTCAVECSMEYCRILYDVYPLHKLINYIVSDSEFHILNSWRQEDQSTHELMSALAAVGPPNPREDPECCSILHGLVAAVESLCKITELQHERRTSMMDTAERVANRGRIICLTNAKSDTHVRMLEDCIQETILEQNKLAAGSDRLMAIQQCDLVLIHIHPQGEDTLVSDRPKKDISPLLTSEVHSVRAGRHLATKLNILVQQHFDLASTTITNIPMKEEQHANTSANYDVELLHHRDAHLEFFKSGDLHMAGSSTRENGLKETITLKWCTPRTNSIELHYCTGAYRISPTDVNSRPSSCLTNFLLNGRSVLLEQPRKSGSKVISHMLSSHGGEIFLHVLNSNRSTLEDPPSISEGCGGRVTDYRITDFGEFMRENRLTPVSESSHDPSGKLPVERAKAQLERYTRYWPMIISQTTIFNMQAVVPLANLIVKETLSEEDVLTCQKTVYNLVDMERKNDPLPISTVGSRGKGPKRDEQYRIMWNELETLVKTHSGATDRHQRVLDCIIACRSKPPEEEERKKRGRKREEREDRTEKNGSKETDDKSWQESERLKGLVDKEEPESEVIKDSPDSPEPLNKKPRLCIEEVQPPERAKGPVSLLTMWSNRITVANSRKHQEFVGRVSSVNNKFELYQQLKDENGMDVHENGKSSR, encoded by the exons ATGAAGATGTTCTCAGTGTTTCACAAGACGGTCTTTGTGGTGGACCACTGTCCCTACATGGCAGAGTCGAGTCGTCAGCAGGTGGAGTGTGATGTGCTGACGAAGAGTCGAGCTCAAGGGGTTATTCCTTTGGCCCCCGTGTCCAAGTCCCTGTGGACCTGTGCTGTGGAGTGCTCCATGGAGTACTGCCGGATCCTCTACGATGTTTATCCACTGCACAAACTG ATTAATTACATTGTGAGTGATTCAGAGTTCCACATCTTGAATAGCTGGAGGCAGGAAGACCAGAGCACTCATGAG CTCATGTCAGCTCTGGCAGCTGTCGGGCCTCCGAACCCGCGTGAGGACCCCGAGTGTTGCAGCATCCTGCACGGGCTGGTTGCCGCGGTGGAGTCGTTATGCAAGATCACAGAGTTGCAGCACGAGAGGCGCACCAGTATGATGGACACAGCGGAGAGAGTTGCCAATAGGGGTCGCATTATCTGCCTAACCAATGCTaaaag TGATACTCATGTGCGCATGCTGGAAGACTGCATCCAAGAAACTATTTTAGAACAAAACAAGCTGGCAGCAGGCTCAGACAG gcTGATGGCCATCCAGCAGTGCGACCTGGTTCTAATTCACATCCACCCACAGGGTGAGGACACGCTGGTGTCCGACCGACCGAAGAAAGAT ATCTCCCCTCTGCTCACCAGCGAGGTTCACAGCGTTCGTGCAGGGCGACACCTGGCCACCAAACTCAACATCCTGGTCCAGCAGCACTTTGACTTGGCCTCCACCACCATAACAAACATCCCCATGAAG GAAGAGCAGCACGCCAACACGTCGGCCAATTATGACGTTGAGCTCCTGCATCACCGAGACGCTCACCTGGAGTTCTTTAAAAGCG GAGACTTGCATATGGCTGGCTCCAGCACTCGAGAAAATGGACTCAAAGAGACGATTACACTGAAATGGTGCACGCCACGAACCAACAGCATAG AACTGCATTACTGTACAGGAGCCTATCGCATCTCCCCCACAGACGTAAACAGTCGTCCCTCGTCATGTTTAACAAACTTTCTCCTCAACG GTCGATCGGTGCTGCTGGAGCAGCCGAGGAAGTCGGGGTCGAAGGTCATCAGCCACATGCTCAGCAGCCATGGAGGCGAGATCTTCCTGCACGTGCTCAACAGCAACCGCTCCACCCTGGAGGACCCGCCCTCCATCAGCGAGGGCTGCGGAGGCCGAGTGACAGACTACCGCATCACT GACTTTGGTGAATTTATGAGGGAGAACCGGCTCACTCCTGTTTCAGAGTCTTCCCATGATCCTTCGGGGAAGCTACCAGTTGAGAGGGCCAAAGCTCAGCTGGAACGCTACACTCGATACTGGCCAATGATCATCTCCCAGACCACCATCTTCAACATGCAGGCG GTGGTTCCATTAGCTAACCTGATAGTGAAAGAGACTCTGTCAGAGGAGGACGTTCTGACCTGCCAGAAGACAGTTTACAACCTGGTAGACATGGAGAGGAAGAACGACCCACTCCCTATTTCTACCGTTGGATCCAGAGGCAAAGGCCCCAAGAG AGATGAGCAGTATCGTATAATGTGGAACGAGCTGGAGACATTAGTGAAAACTCACTCCGGAGCCACTGACAGACACCAGCGGGTGCTGGATTGCATCATCGCCTGCCGCAGCAAACCtcccgaggaggaggagaggaagaagagagggaggaagagggaggagagggaagacaGGACGGAGAAAAACGGCAGCAAGGAGACAGACGACAAAAGCTGGCAGGAGTCGGAGAG ACTGAAGGGTTTGGTGGATAAAGAAGAGCCAGAGTCTGAGGTGATCAAGGATTCCCCGGACTCTCCGGAGCCGCTCAACAAGAAGCCGCGCCTGTGCATCGAGGAGGTTCAGCCTCCGGAGAGAGCAAAAG GTCCTGTCTCGCTCCTCACCATGTGGAGCAATCGCATCACCGTAGCCAATTCGAGGAAGCACCAAGAGTTTGTCGGAAGAGTGAGCTCCGTCAACAACAAGTTTGAGTTGTACCAGCAGCTCAAAGACGAGAACGG TATGGACGTTCACGAAAACGGCAAGTCCTCCAGATGA
- the LOC119483053 gene encoding uncharacterized protein LOC119483053 — MGHIICNQGPIEGHHTAKPTLLPSVSHPPLTENYNDAPRVDSTLKTIQSPPPSNKISSTQLFPDVSPNSCLTAERLSTIQHSETIQHLFSVLNQDVMSLLDVTTQSASSTSITGQLTLSGQTELESSLSTSLFEPSAMTFTPALPSETPKIINPVFTVESPKASSSTIPLLQTFFTFLLPDIGVSSLQDNLESPPVTDLQSTSGTELCFNLTPLMQTLSSDFSLMSPQPTSWALHMSLLLTETLSVPLSMIKPSKEQPSIKSAHEQFMPSVQQTLHTLLFGEFYHISLVTGMTASMDLNTAAGPVPVSEDHFDPTAPSTVQEPYTTSFIHQLQDLDPSFPSCGQSVMLDHVYINGCTPQIKSTYIENTVEHFLDSYSQDEEHWTFFPSQSSGQFFSTQTSRNYLSTHPLPSEDVLREQAESNEFTSLLLVSMMHLSATTEINHLTATLKRDISDTLPALEGTGFSQITSAFSGNCVSSENSLLICQPSATDSSGLITLQTLSTSLSRFYEISTALLTSLQAVGLSSYRRESSVQPTPSSASISSSMNLPPEVLQSIPVLMATVGFPFHFSIPPKTFQDPEDGDADALSLEIRLIDGPPLSVGTWLALDGLELHGVPLEVDLQFAPQHLLLAARDGQGLSTRLPLTLDLRRSPVDPCHVFTLTAQRSLHSVLRHRRRVELLLRKLSRFFNSSSSRHLSVVSMRPGSTVVSWYNYSLCGMAHSRVTLCRVDRIQSMWLAMRSADGSVSPAFREAMLPEFPITKVGPVSYRRDCFSTTTPLFDGSTPAVHTTLTPGLATNASLSLPSNTCVSTPPAITATSQQITHYQRMAGMITALLVVCLLILIVLLVAAVLHFCKGRWRSRTVAIWPASRVLSVRSRDLRAIRPRRPPLFQPELPPPPLRLWINLSQGDEGRVPSAREQGRKTVDKALQPRRPQYDFSSIKK, encoded by the exons ATGG GTCACATTATCTGTAACCAAGGGCCTATTGAAGGCCACCACACTGCCAAACCAACACTTCTCCCATCTGTTTCTCATCCACCTCTAACAGAGAATTATAATGACGCCCCACGAGTGGACTCCACATTAAAGACAATACAGTCACCGCCACCATCAAACAAAATATCGTCTACTCAGCTGTTTCCAGATGTGTCACCAAACTCATGCTTAACGGCCGAGCGATTATCAACGATTCAGCACTCTGAAACAATCCAACATCTGTTCTCAGTTCTGAATCAGGATGTAATGTCTCTGCTAGATGTAACAACTCAGAGCGCGTCATCGACCTCAATAACGGGTCAGCTGACCCTGTCTGGGCAAACTGAATTGGAGTCTTCTCTCTCAACGTCGTTGTTTGAGCCCTCAGCGATGACGTTTACACCAGCTTTACCCTCCGAGACACCCAAAATTATAAATCCTGTATTTACAGTAGAGTCTCCCAAAGCCTCATCTTCTACGATACCACTGTTGCAGACATTCTTTACATTCTTGCTTCCTGATATTGGCGTCTCCTCTTTGCAAGATAATCTTGAAAGCCCACCTGTAACAGACTTACAGTCAACATCAGGCACAGAATTATGTTTTAATCTAACGCCACTCATGCAGACGTTAAGCTCAGACTTTTCATTGATGTCCCCACAACCAACATCTTGGGCTCTTCACATGAGCCTTCTTTTAACTGAAACCCTTTCAGTCCCATTATCTATGATCAAGCCCTCTAAAGAACAACCATCTATCAAGTCAGCTCATGAGCAATTCATGCCATCTGTGCAACAAACACTCCATACACTGCTGTTTGGGGAGTTTTACCACATATCCTTAGTCACTGGAATGACAGCAAGCATGGATTTAAATACAGCAGCAGGCCCAGTACCAGTGTCTGAGGACCATTTTGATCCAACTGCTCCCTCTACTGTTCAGGAGCCATACACTACATCCTTCATTCATCAACTGCAGGATCTTGATCCCTCGTTTCCATCATGTGGCCAATCTGTGATGCTGGATCATGTTTACATAAATGGTTGTACCCCACAAATCAAAAGTACCTACATTGAGAACACAGTGGAGCACTTTCTGGACAGTTATTCACAAGATGAGGAGCACTGGACCTTTTTTCCATCACAGTCAAGCGGACAATTCTTTTCGACCCAGACGTCCAGGAATTATCTGTCAACGCATCCCCTTCCCTCAGAAGATGTCTTAAGAGAACAAGCTGAGTCAAATGAATTCACGTCCTTACTGTTGGTGTCAATGATGCATCTGTCTGCCACTACAGAAATAAATCACCTAACAGCTACTCTTAAAAGGGACATTTCAGACACTCTTCCTGCTCTAGAGGGCACTGGCTTCTCACAAATCACATCTGCCTTCAGTGGCAATTGTGTCAGTTCAGAAAACTCCTTGTTAATCTGCCAACCGTCCGCTACAGACAGCAGTGGGTTAATCACCCTGCAGACTCTGAGCACGTCTTTGAGTCGATTTTATGAGATATCAACTGCATTATTAACATCACTACAGGCTGTTGGCCTTTCCTCATATAGAAGAGAGAGCTCAGTCCAGCCAACACCTTCCTCAGCTTCTATCTCAA GCTCCATGAATCTCCCACCCGAAGTGTTGCAGTCTATTCCAGTGTTGATGGCCACTGTTGGCTTCCCCTTCCACTTCTCAATCCCACCTAAAACCTTCCAAGACCCAGAAGATGGTGATGCAGACGCTCTTTCCCTGGAGATCAGGTTGATTGATGGGCCTCCTCTCAGCGTTGGTACGTGGTTGGCACTGGACGGTCTGGAGCTTCATGGTGTCCCTCTGGAGGTGGACCTGCAGTTTGCTCCTCAGCACCTCCTCCTGGCCGCCCGGGACGGACAAGGCCTGAGCACCCGGCTGCCTCTGACCCTGGATCTCCGTCGTAGCCCCGTCGACCCCTGTCACGTCTTCACCCTGACGGCTCAACGCAGTCTTCACTCTGTTCTCCGTCACCGCCGCAGGGTGGAACTACTGCTGAGAAAACTGTCTCGCTTCTTTAACAGCTCTAGCAGCCGCCACCTCTCCGTTGTTTCCATGAGGCCTGGGTCCACTGTGGTGTCCTGGTACAACTACAGCTTGTGTGGGATGGCTCATAGTAGAGTTACACTGTGCCGTGTTGATCGAATACAGAGCATGTGGCTGGCAATGAGATCTGCAGATGGATCAGTCAGCCCTGCATTCAGAGAGGCAATGCTTCCAGAGTTCCCCATCACTAAAGTTGGACCCGTGAGCTACAGACGAGACTGTTTCTCCACTACTACTCCCTTATTTGATGGATCTACCCCTGCTGTCCACACTACCCTTACTCCAGGTTTAGCCACCAACGCATCCCTCAGTCTCCCCTCTAATACCTGCGTCTCCACACCTCCAGCTATCACTGCCACCTCACAACAGATCACCCACTATCAACGGATGGCTGGCATGATCACGGCTCTCCTCGTCGTCTGCCTTCTCATCCTGATCGTCCTCCTCGTCGCCGCAGTTCTCCATTTCTGCAAAGGTCGCTGGAGGTCAAGAACAGTCGCCATTTGGCCGGCAAGCAGAGTGCTCTCAGTTCGAAGCAGGGATCTGAGAGCTATAAGACCGAGGCGGCCTCCGCTATTCCAACCTGAACTACCTCCACCACCGCTGAGACTGTGGATTAACCTTTCACAAGGCGATGAGGGGCGAGTTCCATCAGCGCGTGAGCAAGGAAGGAAAACTGTTGACAAGGCGCTACAGCCTCGTCGTCCACAATATGACTTTTCAAGTATCAAAAAATAG
- the LOC119483165 gene encoding high-affinity choline transporter 1-like — translation MAVNWPGLLSMGVFYMIVLGTGIWASRKSKREEKKCTGNRSEVAMVGGRNLNIWVSIFTMTATWVGGGYILGMAEVVYDPRKGLVWATGPIAFAINMIIGALFFVTPIRSKKYVTLMDPFQEKYGNAVAAVLFIPALIGDILWIACILGALGGTIGVVMDISSSLAVVISASVAVLYTLMGGLYSVAYTDVIQLSFMLIGLWLCVPFILASPSSANITVAAVTNLHQGPWIGKLELEDAGRWVDDLLLMAIGGLCYQAFYQRVLSAATDTQAKITCYVGAILCPILGIPSLIIGAAAASTDWNQTTYGSPSPYEQGNSGVILPIALQHLCPFYVSLIGMGALAAAVMSSVDSALLSAASLLGRNIFKNIVYKRVICTFYLSQWVNNYGACSGFVLALLLRTLVGEPVIGLPDILPLPWDKIQEDGHRQRLFPFCTAIMLITIGTILLVSRLAVWLSEKGLLKRISDAGTDKNIHYMVQVRTDVEEKET, via the exons ATGGCGGTAAATTGGCCAGGACTGCTGTCCATGGGAGTGTTTTACATGATCGTACTGGGTACAGGTATCTGGGCATCCAGGAAGTCCAAACGTGAAGAGAAGAAGTGCACTGGGAACCGCAGTGAAGTTGCAATGGTTGGAGGGCGGAACCTAAACATCTGGGTCAGCATCTTTACTATGACag CCACTTGGGTGGGCGGAGGCTATATTTTGGGTATGGCTGAAGTGGTCTACGATCCAAGAAAGGGGTTGGTGTGGGCCACTGGACCCATTGCCTTTGCCATAAACATGATTATAG GTGCACTCTTCTTTGTCACACCAATTCGGTCGAAGAAATATGTCACCCTCATGGACCCGTTTCAGGAGAAATATGGCAACGCTGTAGCTGCTGTTCTTTTCATTCCCGCTCTCATAGGCGATATCTTGTGGATAGCATGTATTCTCGGTGCACTGG GAGGGACGATAGGCGTGGTCATGgacatctcctcctctctggctgTGGTCATCTCTGCTTCTGTGGCAGTCCTTTACACGTTAATGGGAGGACTGTACTCTGTGGCCTACACTGATGTCATCCAGCTTAGCTTCATGCTCATTGGCTTG TGGCTATGTGTGCCTTTTATACTGGCAAGCCCCTCTTCTGCCAACATCACTGTTGCTGCAGTAACCAATCTGCATCAGGGGCCATGGATCGGCAAGCTAGAGCTGGAAGATGCAGGTCGCTGGGTAGATGACCTATTGCTAATG GCCATTGGAGGGCTCTGTTACCAGGCTTTCTACCAGAGAGTCCTGTCCGCAGCCACTGATACCCAAGCTAAGATCACCTGCTATGTTGGGGCAATATTATGCCCAATCCTTGGCATCCCGTCACTCATCATTGGGGCAGCGGCTGCATCTACCG ATTGGAACCAGACCACCTACGGTTCTCCCAGCCCGTATGAACAGGGAAATTCCGGTGTGATCTTGCCAATTGCCCTTCAGCATCTTTGCCCTTTTTATGTCTCACTGATTGGTATGGGAGcacttgctgctgctgtgatgtcatcagttgACTCTGCACTTCTGTCTGCCGCCTCCCTACTGGGCCGAAATATCTTCAAGAACATCGTCTACAAAAGG GTGATATGCACCTTCTACTTATCTCAGTGGGTGAACAACTACGGAGCCTGCTCTGGCTTTGTGTTGGCACTACTGCTGAGAACTCTGGTTGGAGAACCCGTGATAGGCCTTCCTGACATCCTGCCCCTGCCGTGGGACAAGATACAGGAGGATGGTCACCGACAACGCTTGTTCCCTTTTTGCACTGCAATCATGCTCATCACCATCGGGACTATCCTACTAGTGTCACGCCTTGCTGTGTGGCTGTCTGAGAAGGGGCTGCTGAAAAGAATAAGTGACGCTGGAACGGACAAAAACATACATTACATGGTACAGGTCCGAACAGATGTGGAGGAAAAGGAGACTTAA
- the LOC119482864 gene encoding high affinity choline transporter 1-like, with the protein MAVNWPGLLSMGVFYMIVLGTGIWASRKSKREEKKCTGNRSEVTMVGGRNLNIWVSIFTMTATWVGGGYILGIAEVVYDPTKGMVWATGIIAFAISMIIGALFFVTPIRAKKYVTLMDPFQEKYGNAVAAVLFIPALIADILWIASILGALGGTISVVMDISSSLAVVISASVAVLYTLMGGLYSVAYTDVIQLSFMLIGLWLCVPFILASPSSANITVAAVTKLHQGPWIGKLELEDAGRWVDGLLLMAIGGLCYQAFYQRVLSAATDTQAKITCYVGAILCPILGIPSLIIGAAAASTDWNQTTYGSPSPYEQGNSGVILPIALQHLCPFYVSLIGMGALAASVMSSVDSALLSAASLLGRNIFKNVFYKRASEKMILAVVKVSVLLCGIIGAALAMTKTSIYFFWIITNDVMYSMMTPQVICTFYLSRWVNHYGACSGFVLALMLRTLVGEPMIGLPDILPLPWDKIQEDGHRQRLFPFCTAIMLITIGTILLVSRLAVWLSEKGLLKRISDAGTDKNIRYMAPGRTDVEEKETE; encoded by the exons ATGGCGGTAAATTGGCCAGGACTGCTGTCCATGGGAGTGTTTTACATGATCGTACTGGGTACAGGTATCTGGGCATCCAGGAAGTCCAAACGTGAAGAGAAGAAGTGCACTGGGAACCGCAGTGAAGTTACAATGGTTGGAGGGCGGAACCTAAACATCTGGGTCAGCATCTTCACTATGACAG CCACTTGGGTGGGAGGAGGCTATATTTTGGGTATTGCTGAAGTGGTCTATGATCCAACAAAGGGGATGGTGTGGGCCACTGGAATCATTGCCTTTGCCATAAGCATGATTATAG GTGCACTCTTCTTTGTCACACCTATTCGGGCGAAGAAATATGTCACCCTCATGGACCCATTTCAGGAGAAATATGGCAACGCTGTAGCTGCTGTTCTTTTCATTCCCGCTCTCATAGCCGATATCTTGTGGATAGCAAGTATTCTCGGTGCACTGG GAGGGACGATAAGCGTGGTCATGGACATCTCCTCCTCGCTGGCTGTGGTCATCTCTGCTTCTGTGGCAGTCCTTTACACGTTGATGGGAGGACTGTACTCTGTGGCCTACACTGATGTCATCCAGCTTAGCTTCATGCTCATTGGCTTG TGGCTATGTGTGCCTTTTATACTGGCAAGCCCCTCTTCTGCCAACATCACTGTTGCTGCAGTAACCAAGCTGCATCAGGGGCCATGGATCGGCAAGCTGGAGCTGGAAGATGCAGGTCGCTGGGTAGATGGCCTATTGCTAATG GCCATTGGAGGGCTCTGTTACCAGGCTTTCTACCAGAGAGTCCTGTCCGCAGCCACTGATACCCAAGCTAAGATCACCTGCTATGTTGGGGCAATATTATGCCCAATCCTTGGCATCCCGTCACTCATCATTGGGGCAGCGGCTGCATCTACCG ATTGGAACCAGACCACCTACGGTTCTCCCAGCCCGTATGAACAGGGAAATTCCGGTGTGATCTTGCCAATTGCCCTTCAGCATCTTTGCCCTTTTTATGTCTCACTGATTGGTATGGGAGCACTTGCTGcttctgtgatgtcatcagttgACTCTGCACTTCTGTCTGCCGCCTCCCTACTGGGCCGAAATATCTTCAAGAACGTCTTCTACAAAAGG GCATCAGAAAAAATGATTCTTGCAGTGGTTAAAGTGTCAGTCCTCCTGTGTGGAATAATAGGAGCAGCTCTGGCCATGACAAAGACGTCCATTTACTTCTTTTGGATCATCACTAACGATGTCATGTATTCAATGATGACTCCCCAGGTGATATGCACCTTCTACTTGTCTCGGTGGGTGAACCACTACGGAGCCTGCTCTGGCTTTGTGTTGGCACTAATGCTAAGAACTCTGGTTGGAGAACCCATGATAGGCCTTCCTGACATCCTGCCCCTGCCGTGGGACAAGATACAGGAGGACGGTCACCGACAACGCTTGTTCCCTTTTTGCACTGCAATCATGCTCATCACCATCGGGACTATTCTACTAGTGTCACGCCTTGCTGTGTGGCTGTCTGAGAAGGGGCTGCTGAAAAGAATAAGTGACGCTGGAACGGACAAAAACATACGTTACATGGCACCAGGCCGAACAGATGTGGAGGAAAAGGAGACTGAATAA